Genomic window (Drosophila ananassae strain 14024-0371.13 chromosome 3L, ASM1763931v2, whole genome shotgun sequence):
TTCCAACATTCCagataataaaaagaaatgtaACCGATATCTGGACATATTTCGAGCCCCAGCTTAAGAATCTGGGAGGAAGGATTGTAAGAGCTCTGCCCGATAACATAATACCCCGCACAGTGGCCTATAGGGATGCGAATGGAAATCGCAAGTTGGCCGGTTATCTATTcgatttcattaaaaattacgttAGCACCATTAACGCCACTCTCCAAATTGTTTGGGATTTGGTCCCCGAAGAAGGTATGATCGCTCTACCCGAACTGTGGCGATtaacagaaagctccgatatAGATTTTCCTCTGGGAATCTTCGGCCTAGAAATCGTAACACCCAGGCAATTTGTATCTTTGCAGATTTCCAAATGGTATCTGATGTTGCCAATGGAACCACGTATGCCCAGAGCTCAGTTTTTCCTGAATTTTGGACTTAAGGGTATGATACCCATGGCCATTGTTTTGGCCATCGTATTGTCGAAAGCTCATCAACTTGAAAGGAgttcggatgaaaattggcctaGATTTCGGATAGGAAGTGAAGTCTTGAGGGGACTCTTGGCCCAAACATTCATCCTTCCGAGATGCCTCTCGCCGAGATTACTTTTTCTGTACTGGTTACTTCTAATGAGTGGATTCTTCATGAGCAACTACTACACGGCCAATGTGGCGACTTGGCTGGTTCATCCTCCCAAAAGACAACTTGTTCATAATTGGGAGGATATGCGTCACTTTAACGTTAAGACTCTAGTCGTGCAAGCCGAATTGGAATACCTGAAGCGAATTTTGGGCAATGAATTTATGGATTCTCACAAGGATCTGTTCGAAGTAACTGATTCGGCAAACTTCCAATCAAAACGAATGGCGATGGATCCGTCATACGCCTATCCCATAACCGGAACATTGTGgccaagtttaaaaaatagtcAGAAACGTTTAAAGGATCCCATTTTTCGTCAGTCCAAAGAGTTCAATTTTATACCATTCTTGATTCTAGGGGTGCCTATTCCTCCtaattctatttttaagaaatccCTGCAGCACTACATTGGACTCACCCATCAGAGCGGACTGTTCCGGATGTGGTTCAACCGGAGTTTCCGCGTCCTAAACAAACTTGGCAAAATGTCCCACAAGGTCGAGACACAGAGCCAGGAATTTCACAATCTCGTGTGGAAGGACTTCAGGATGATATGGATTGGCTATATGGGAGGGAGCGCTTTCAGTCTGACGATATTCCTTTTGGAACTTGGTTACCACAAATGGCAGACAAAGCAACGAAACTCAAAAGGATAATGGCCTTATTAATCCCTTATTacactagtttacaaatttaaatgtaatcgagtgaaccttaaaattgatgattgttttatagtaatttggggtcggagaacacgaaaatgacatccgtttatttttcttaagaaccgtttttgagatatttttgaaaatcgtgtttttgaggtcctttttcagttttttggtaatatctcatgaaaaaaactgtttacaaacaaaaaaaggatattgattgacaggtattgaagtaacgtttacgtggatatataatatgtgcagattgaatcaaatctctgtaatgcacaagcgaacaaagtacaagTGCGTGAAGAGAAAATTGATCACAAACGAAAAAATTTGAgtgataaatgtttttttcgacctaatttatgaagtgtcaaaatgttaatattaCTATAACTTTCTAAACTTCTTACTCAATTTGGATAATCTTAGGCTTAAATTgttggtaaataataaatcttttccctcaaatattgaaaccttagaaaaaaaattgtttttttttggcaaaaatcgatctgaaaaattgaaattttcaaaattggtcgaaaatgacactatttttgtactttgttcgcttgtgcattacagagatttgattcaatctgcacatatttcaaaatttattcgattttcaaaaatatctctaaaacggttcttaagaaaaataaacggatgtcattttcgtgttctccgaccccaaattactataaaaaacaattttttatggaGGTTCATTTTTGGTGTAAACTAGTGTTATTAACCCTATTAACCGCAAATAAATGTTAATCGCTTGAATCGCTTGagttttgtttcattttgcGAGTGACAAGTTGGCCATAATTGGAGTCTATTGATAGAGCTTACAGCAATATGGCTTACAGAAACCCATGAGTCAGTTGTGAATTCAGTTTTGGCTAGAATCGTTTCTTAGGCAGTACTTGGAAAGAAAACCCGGAAAAAATGTTACTTTGTTTAAGTGGTTttatggctatatctttgggcTTGGTAGTGGCTCAGATCGTAACCTTGGGCGGCATCTTAAACTCAATTAAGTTGGAGTTGTCCTTTCGCACTGTTCTTGTGCTACAACGTAAATATATATCCTGTTCGCAACTCAATGAACTTGATCGGAATCTTGCCTATATCCGTTTCAATAACAATCAGAGCATCTATCTTAAAGGACAACTTAACAAGGAATTTTTGGCTTTGGTTTGTTTTGA
Coding sequences:
- the LOC6496461 gene encoding uncharacterized protein LOC6496461, which encodes MRLEFCLLLTIGLVRPESLPNIISSLQSETSYRTILLLRSSDTCWDEKQLHNSGPVLSFDRNQSIHLKNNINSKVLALVCLYENENDMLGTLYSSLEEMRDTTTILFALSDEQIGRSFRKCLGHKMLNVLAFKGADRKIIYSHRVFPTFQIIKRNVTDIWTYFEPQLKNLGGRIVRALPDNIIPRTVAYRDANGNRKLAGYLFDFIKNYVSTINATLQIVWDLVPEEGMIALPELWRLTESSDIDFPLGIFGLEIVTPRQFVSLQISKWYLMLPMEPRMPRAQFFLNFGLKGMIPMAIVLAIVLSKAHQLERSSDENWPRFRIGSEVLRGLLAQTFILPRCLSPRLLFLYWLLLMSGFFMSNYYTANVATWLVHPPKRQLVHNWEDMRHFNVKTLVVQAELEYLKRILGNEFMDSHKDLFEVTDSANFQSKRMAMDPSYAYPITGTLWPSLKNSQKRLKDPIFRQSKEFNFIPFLILGVPIPPNSIFKKSLQHYIGLTHQSGLFRMWFNRSFRVLNKLGKMSHKVETQSQEFHNLVWKDFRMIWIGYMGGSAFSLTIFLLELGYHKWQTKQRNSKG